TCATGCCGTATCTGGACGCGGTGGCGCGCGAGGCGCACGAGCAGGGCGTGCCGATGATGCGCCCGATGGCGCTGGAGTTCCCGGACGACCCGGCGTGCACGCATCTGGAGCGGCAGTACATGCTCGGCCCCGACCTGCTGGTGGCGCCGGTGTTCAACGACGAGGGCGAGGTGTCGTACTACGTGCCGGAGGGCGCGTGGACGCATCTGCTCAGCGGCGAGGAAGTGCACGGGCCGCGGTGGGTGCGCGAGCGCCACGGGTTCGCGAGCGCGCCGGTGCTGGTGCGGCCGGGCGCGGTGCTGCCGGTGGGCTCGGTCGACGACCGGCCGGACTACGACTACGCGGACGGGGTGACGCTGCGGGCGTACGGGCTGCGGCCCGGGCAGCGCGTGGCGGTGCCGGTCGGGGGGACGACGTTCACGGTGGTCTGCGAGGGCGACACGGTGCGGGCATCGGCGGGCGGCGACCCGGCCGGCGCTGGGAAACCGTGGGCGCTGGAGGTCGTGGGCGGCCCCACGGTGCGCGCGGAGGCGGGCCGCGGCGTCGTCGTCGCGGAGCTGGGCTAGGGTCCGGCACGCAGGCATGCCGGACGGCGGGTCGAGCAGGGGGAGTTGATGGTCAAGATCACCGATGTGGCCCGGCACGCCGGGGTGTCGCCGAGCACCGTCTCGTACGCGCTCAGCGGCAAGCGCCCGATCTCCGAGGAGACCCGGCAGCGCATCGAGTCCAGCATCCGCGAGCTGGGCTACCGCCCGCACGCCGGCGCCCGCGCGCTGGCCAGCAGCAGATCCAACGTGCTGGCGCTGGTCGTCCCGTTCCGCAGCGGGATCCATGTGCCGGTCGTCATGCAGTTCGCGGTGTCCGTGGTGACCACGGCCCGCCAGCACGACCACGACGTGCTGCTGCTCACCCAGGAGGAGGGCGAGGAGGGGCTGCGGCGGGTGGCGGACACGGCGCTGGTCGACGCGCTCATCGTGATGGACGTGCAGTTGCACGACGCCCGGCTGCCGCTGCTGCGGGCCCTGGACCGGCCCTCGGTCCTCATCGGCTTCCCCGCCGACGCCGCGGGACTGACCTGCATCGACCTGGACTTCGCGGCGGCCGGCGGGGCGTGCGTGACGCATCTGGCGGAGCTGGGCCACCGGTGCGTGGCGCTCGTCGGCTCGCCGCCGGAGGTCTACCTGCGCCAGACGGGCTTCGCGCAGCGCGTCACGCAGGGCTTCACCGCGGCGGCCGACGAGCGGGGGCTGGCGTCGACGGTGCACCCCTGCGAGGCGACCCCGGCGGCGGCGCAGGCGATGGCGGAGCAACTGCTGCGCGAGCACCCCGAGCTGACCGGGGTCGTGGTGCACAACGAGCCGGTGGTGCAGCCGCTGATCGAGGCGTTCCGGCGGCTCGGGCTGCGGGTGCCGGAGGACCTGTCGGTGGTGGCGATCTGCCCGGACGAGCTGGCGGAGCAGGCGCCGGTGCCGATCTCGTCGGTCGCCGTGCCGTCGGCGGAGATCGGCACGCGGGCGGTGGAGCTGCTGATGCGCAAGCTCGACCAACCGGACGTGCCGGAGTCCACGCTGCTGCCGCCGCGGCTGACCCGGCGGGCGACGACGGCGCCGCGGGCCGGCTGAGCGGCGGGCGCCGAGCGGCCGGCCGCGGGGCTCGCGGCCACGGGTCCCCCGCACGCCGGCGTGCCGGGCGCGTCCGCGCGTCCCGCGTTACGGAACGGAGCAACTCATTCTCGTAGTCGAATCGTCATCGAAGCGATTCGACAAGATCCAAAGGAGTCGCGCACATGCACCGAAGAACAGTTCTCGCCGCCTCGTTGGCCGTCCCGCTGTCCGGTCCGCTCGCCACGGCCCTCGCCGGCACCGCCGCCGCGGCCACGCCGCACGCCCCGGGAGCCGCGGCAGCCGCCCGCAAGGTCCGCGAGCTGCTGGGCAAGCTCACCCTGGACGAGAAGATCTCCCTGCTCCACCAGTGGCAGCCCGCCATTCCCCGGCTGGGGATGAAGGCGTTCCGCACCGGCACCGAGGCCCTGCACGGCCTCGCCTGGCTCGGCCCCGCCACGGTCTTCCCGCAGGCCATCGGCCTCGCCTCCACCTGGAACCCGGACCTGATCCGCGAGGTCGGCGAAGCCGTCGGCGACGAGGTACGCGGCCTCCAGCACGAGCGCCCCGCCGGCTGGGGCCTGAACGTGTGGGCGCCGACGGTCAACCTGCTGCGCGACCCGCGCTGGGGCCGCAACGAGGAGGGCTACTCCGAGGATCCGTACCTGACCGGCGTCATCTCCACCGCATACGCGGGCGGGATGTCCGGCGGCGACCCCGACAACCTCAAGACGGCGCCGCTCGTCAAGCACTACCTGGCCAACAACAACGAGGTCCGGCGCAGCGAGACCTCCTCCGACCTGCGCCCGCGGGTGCTGAAGGAGTACGAGGAGCCGGCGTACCGGGCGGCGATATCCGCCGACGCGGCGTGCGGCGTCATGACCGCGTACAACCTCGTCAACGGCCGCCCCTGCACGGTCACCGACCTCAACGCCTCGGTACGCACCTGGACCGACCGCGCCCTGCTCAACGTCACCGACGCCTGGGCACCCAACAACCTCCCGGCCACCGGCTCGCAGAAGTACTTCGACACCCTCGCCGAGGCCGACGCCGCCATCCTCAAGGCCGGCGTCGACAGCTTCACCACCGACGACACCAACGGCAAGCCGACCGCCGACGCCGTGAAGGAGGCGCTGGCCAAGGGCATGCTCACCGAGGCGGACATCGACACCGCCGTACGGCACATCCTCGACATCCGCGCCCGCCTCGGTGACTTCGCCGAGGACGGCGGCCCGTACGGGCACCTCGACAAGTCCGTCATCGACAGCCCCGCGCACCGCAAGCTCGCCCGCCGCACCGCCGCCGAGGCGATCGTGCTGCTGAAGAACGACGGCGCGCTGCCGCTCGACGCCGAAGCGCTGCGCAAGGTCGCGGTCGTCGGCCCGCTGGCGGACACCCTCTACACCGACTGGTACTCGGGCGAACTGCCCTACGCGATCACGCCGCTGAAGGGCATCACCGACCACCTCGGCGCGGGCGCCGAGGTGACCACGAGCGAGGGCGTCGACCGTATCGCGCTGAAGAACGCCGCGACCGGCCGCTACGTCAGCGCGGGCAGCGGCGCGGAGGGGGCGGCGCTGACGGAGAGCGCGACGGAGGCGGGCGAGACCGAGCAGTTCGACGTCTTCGGCTGGGGCGAGGGCATCGTCACGCTGCGGGCCCTCGCCAACGGCAAGGTCGTCGGCCTGCGCGACGGCCAGTTCTTCAACGACCAGGACCAGCCCAACGGCTGGTTCG
The Streptomyces sp. CNQ-509 DNA segment above includes these coding regions:
- a CDS encoding LacI family DNA-binding transcriptional regulator codes for the protein MVKITDVARHAGVSPSTVSYALSGKRPISEETRQRIESSIRELGYRPHAGARALASSRSNVLALVVPFRSGIHVPVVMQFAVSVVTTARQHDHDVLLLTQEEGEEGLRRVADTALVDALIVMDVQLHDARLPLLRALDRPSVLIGFPADAAGLTCIDLDFAAAGGACVTHLAELGHRCVALVGSPPEVYLRQTGFAQRVTQGFTAAADERGLASTVHPCEATPAAAQAMAEQLLREHPELTGVVVHNEPVVQPLIEAFRRLGLRVPEDLSVVAICPDELAEQAPVPISSVAVPSAEIGTRAVELLMRKLDQPDVPESTLLPPRLTRRATTAPRAG
- a CDS encoding glycoside hydrolase family 3 protein, which translates into the protein MHRRTVLAASLAVPLSGPLATALAGTAAAATPHAPGAAAAARKVRELLGKLTLDEKISLLHQWQPAIPRLGMKAFRTGTEALHGLAWLGPATVFPQAIGLASTWNPDLIREVGEAVGDEVRGLQHERPAGWGLNVWAPTVNLLRDPRWGRNEEGYSEDPYLTGVISTAYAGGMSGGDPDNLKTAPLVKHYLANNNEVRRSETSSDLRPRVLKEYEEPAYRAAISADAACGVMTAYNLVNGRPCTVTDLNASVRTWTDRALLNVTDAWAPNNLPATGSQKYFDTLAEADAAILKAGVDSFTTDDTNGKPTADAVKEALAKGMLTEADIDTAVRHILDIRARLGDFAEDGGPYGHLDKSVIDSPAHRKLARRTAAEAIVLLKNDGALPLDAEALRKVAVVGPLADTLYTDWYSGELPYAITPLKGITDHLGAGAEVTTSEGVDRIALKNAATGRYVSAGSGAEGAALTESATEAGETEQFDVFGWGEGIVTLRALANGKVVGLRDGQFFNDQDQPNGWFVSQLFRPEEQDDGTVVLRYAGYEDWFGDAVYLRAREDGVLVLGTAAQASRYTLETLRDGIDEAVAAARAADTAIVVVGSMPFINARETDDREDMGLAGTQSALVRAVLAANPKTVVVVENSYPTTLIWEQEHVPALVWTTHAGQETGRALADVLFGDVNPAGRLTQTWYRSAAGLPSILEYDNIKYERTYQYFTGDVLYPFGHGLSYTTFRYGRPRLLRDAVAVPVTNTGSRAGAEVVQLYTRQRDSRVKQPLKKLQAFAKVTLRPGETRTVTLPLPRAALAHWDVTRERWVVERSTYDVLVGASSGDIRARAELDVDGETVPPRDLRRTTRAENFDDYAGVRLVDESKPRGTAVAAESAGAWLLFADADLRRGARRLVARVAKESPGAVTLEVRLDAPDGPLAGEAAVRSTGSQYAYEEVTATLRGATGRRDVYLVPGEGVRIADFSLS